In a genomic window of Magnolia sinica isolate HGM2019 chromosome 14, MsV1, whole genome shotgun sequence:
- the LOC131225521 gene encoding uncharacterized protein LOC131225521 isoform X4 — translation MSSLRRLQSAQRTPADSSQAKSLAAQLFLDVLTCFVIHEERILVKLLENFELGLKDIAEVICGSEVNNGGIDIAKACVERYIFGFIESQSYMTAVTLLEHFSIRQSGQSFLLRMLQDNQFKAAEKWATFMGKPMICVLVQKYLDLKMLKNAYEIIKQNNLRQEFPDAYHLYKESSLKKLAEKGCWDVAEIKTNNDRQLVEYLVYLAMEAGYTEKVDELCERYSLKGFVKVTGPEASPPQTRYLHLTELVIEDIIWVDEVDGLLNATSHIERCKVVGVDCEWKPNYEKGSKPNKVSIMQIASERMVFILDLIKLSTDKPNVLDDCLKRILRSPRILKLGYNLQCDLQQLSHSYGELECFKYYEMLLDIQKVFNETRGGLSGLAKKILGAGLNKTRRNSNWEQRPLSQNQMEYAALDAAVLIHIFHHVGGQPQPMGLTEERAKVEWKSHIVSHMGNTKPPLKMSKS, via the exons ATGTCTTCCCTTCGTCGTTTGCAAAGTGCCCAAAGAACACCTGCAGATTCTTCTCAAGCAAAGAGTCTAGCTGCACAGTTATTTCTCGATGTCCTCACTTGCTTTGTCATCCACGAAGAACGCATTCTTGTAAAGCTGCTTGAAAATTTTGAGCTTGGGTTGAAAGACATTGCAGAAGTTATATGTGGTTCGGAGGTGAACAATGGGGGTATAGACATAGCAAAGGCATGCGTTGAACGATACATCTTCGGGTTTATAGAGTCCCAATCTTACATGACAGCTGTCACTCTTTTAGAGCATTTTTCCATCCGCCAGTCTGGCCAATCTTTTTTGCTTAGAATGTTGCAAGACAATCAATTTAAAGCAGCTGAGAAATGGGCCACATTCATGGGAAAGCCAATGATATGTGTGCTTGTTCAGAAGTATCTCGACttgaaaatgttaaaaaatgCGTATGAGATTATTAAACAAAACAATCTTAGGCAAGAATTTCCAGATGCATATCATCTGTACAAAGAAAG TTCTCTAAAGAAGCTTGCAGAAAAGGGATGCTGGGATGTTGCGGAGATTAAAACTAACAATGACAGACAACTTGTTGAGTACCTG GTATATTTGGCTATGGAAGCTGGCTACACAGAGAAGGTTGATGAATTATGTGAGCGGTACTCCCTTAAAGGTTTTGTAAAGGTCACAG GACCTGAAGCAAGCCCCCCACAGACTCGCTATTTGCATCTTACTGAATTGGTTATAGAAGATATTATATGGGTTGATGAAGTCGATGGCTTGCTTAATGCTACAAGCCATATTGAGAGATGTAAAGTTGTCGGCGTAGATTGTGAGTGGAAGCCTAATTATGAAAAAGGCAGCAAACCGAACAAG GTATCTATCATGCAAATTGCTTCTGAGAGAATGGTGTTTATCTTGGACTTGATAAAGTTATCAACAGACAAACCAAATGTCTTGGACGACTGCCTCAAACGTATTTTACGTTCTCCTAGGATTCTGAAACTCG GTTATAACTTGCAATGTGATCTCCAACAGTTGTCCCATTCGTATGGAGAGCTGGAATGCTTCAAGTATTATGAAATGCTACTCGACATTCAAAAAGTCTTCAATGAAACTAGGGGTGGTCTATCAGGGCTGGCCAAG AAAATTCTGGGAGCTGGTTTGAACAAGACAAGACGGAACAGCAACTGGGAGCAACGGCCTCTGAGTCAGAATCAG ATGGAATATGCAGCTCTTGATGCTGCTGTCCTCATTCACATATTCCATCATGTGGGTGGCCAACCTCAGCCCATGGGTCTCACAGAGGAGCGTGCCAAAGTCGAATGGAAGTCTCATATT GTTTCCCACATGGGTAACACAAAACCACCCTTGAAGATGTCTAAAAGTTGA
- the LOC131225521 gene encoding uncharacterized protein LOC131225521 isoform X2 — MGSGERIRNDHKNGEKIHQNRTICSHSFSDLSHVSPAIFVYLLKESYVHGTHKATLKFRILQQQVLQALQHRPQPGPATFVVHCLYLLPLYGPPYAEGFSHLLMSSLRRLQSAQRTPADSSQAKSLAAQLFLDVLTCFVIHEERILVKLLENFELGLKDIAEVICGSEVNNGGIDIAKACVERYIFGFIESQSYMTAVTLLEHFSIRQSGQSFLLRMLQDNQFKAAEKWATFMGKPMICVLVQKYLDLKMLKNAYEIIKQNNLRQEFPDAYHLYKESSLKKLAEKGCWDVAEIKTNNDRQLVEYLVYLAMEAGYTEKVDELCERYSLKGFVKVTGPEASPPQTRYLHLTELVIEDIIWVDEVDGLLNATSHIERCKVVGVDCEWKPNYEKGSKPNKVSIMQIASERMVFILDLIKLSTDKPNVLDDCLKRILRSPRILKLGYNLQCDLQQLSHSYGELECFKYYEMLLDIQKVFNETRGGLSGLAKKILGAGLNKTRRNSNWEQRPLSQNQVSHMGNTKPPLKMSKS, encoded by the exons GCACACATAAGGCAACTTTGAAGTTCCGCATTCTCCAGCAACAAGTCTTGCAAGCGTTGCAGCATCGTCCCCAGCCTGGGCCTGCTACTTTTGTTGTTCATTGCCTTTACCTTCTGCCTTTATATGGACCTCCATATGCAGAGGGCTTTAGTCACTTATTGATGTCTTCCCTTCGTCGTTTGCAAAGTGCCCAAAGAACACCTGCAGATTCTTCTCAAGCAAAGAGTCTAGCTGCACAGTTATTTCTCGATGTCCTCACTTGCTTTGTCATCCACGAAGAACGCATTCTTGTAAAGCTGCTTGAAAATTTTGAGCTTGGGTTGAAAGACATTGCAGAAGTTATATGTGGTTCGGAGGTGAACAATGGGGGTATAGACATAGCAAAGGCATGCGTTGAACGATACATCTTCGGGTTTATAGAGTCCCAATCTTACATGACAGCTGTCACTCTTTTAGAGCATTTTTCCATCCGCCAGTCTGGCCAATCTTTTTTGCTTAGAATGTTGCAAGACAATCAATTTAAAGCAGCTGAGAAATGGGCCACATTCATGGGAAAGCCAATGATATGTGTGCTTGTTCAGAAGTATCTCGACttgaaaatgttaaaaaatgCGTATGAGATTATTAAACAAAACAATCTTAGGCAAGAATTTCCAGATGCATATCATCTGTACAAAGAAAG TTCTCTAAAGAAGCTTGCAGAAAAGGGATGCTGGGATGTTGCGGAGATTAAAACTAACAATGACAGACAACTTGTTGAGTACCTG GTATATTTGGCTATGGAAGCTGGCTACACAGAGAAGGTTGATGAATTATGTGAGCGGTACTCCCTTAAAGGTTTTGTAAAGGTCACAG GACCTGAAGCAAGCCCCCCACAGACTCGCTATTTGCATCTTACTGAATTGGTTATAGAAGATATTATATGGGTTGATGAAGTCGATGGCTTGCTTAATGCTACAAGCCATATTGAGAGATGTAAAGTTGTCGGCGTAGATTGTGAGTGGAAGCCTAATTATGAAAAAGGCAGCAAACCGAACAAG GTATCTATCATGCAAATTGCTTCTGAGAGAATGGTGTTTATCTTGGACTTGATAAAGTTATCAACAGACAAACCAAATGTCTTGGACGACTGCCTCAAACGTATTTTACGTTCTCCTAGGATTCTGAAACTCG GTTATAACTTGCAATGTGATCTCCAACAGTTGTCCCATTCGTATGGAGAGCTGGAATGCTTCAAGTATTATGAAATGCTACTCGACATTCAAAAAGTCTTCAATGAAACTAGGGGTGGTCTATCAGGGCTGGCCAAG AAAATTCTGGGAGCTGGTTTGAACAAGACAAGACGGAACAGCAACTGGGAGCAACGGCCTCTGAGTCAGAATCAG GTTTCCCACATGGGTAACACAAAACCACCCTTGAAGATGTCTAAAAGTTGA
- the LOC131225521 gene encoding uncharacterized protein LOC131225521 isoform X1 → MGSGERIRNDHKNGEKIHQNRTICSHSFSDLSHVSPAIFVYLLKESYVHGTHKATLKFRILQQQVLQALQHRPQPGPATFVVHCLYLLPLYGPPYAEGFSHLLMSSLRRLQSAQRTPADSSQAKSLAAQLFLDVLTCFVIHEERILVKLLENFELGLKDIAEVICGSEVNNGGIDIAKACVERYIFGFIESQSYMTAVTLLEHFSIRQSGQSFLLRMLQDNQFKAAEKWATFMGKPMICVLVQKYLDLKMLKNAYEIIKQNNLRQEFPDAYHLYKESSLKKLAEKGCWDVAEIKTNNDRQLVEYLVYLAMEAGYTEKVDELCERYSLKGFVKVTGPEASPPQTRYLHLTELVIEDIIWVDEVDGLLNATSHIERCKVVGVDCEWKPNYEKGSKPNKVSIMQIASERMVFILDLIKLSTDKPNVLDDCLKRILRSPRILKLGYNLQCDLQQLSHSYGELECFKYYEMLLDIQKVFNETRGGLSGLAKKILGAGLNKTRRNSNWEQRPLSQNQMEYAALDAAVLIHIFHHVGGQPQPMGLTEERAKVEWKSHIVSHMGNTKPPLKMSKS, encoded by the exons GCACACATAAGGCAACTTTGAAGTTCCGCATTCTCCAGCAACAAGTCTTGCAAGCGTTGCAGCATCGTCCCCAGCCTGGGCCTGCTACTTTTGTTGTTCATTGCCTTTACCTTCTGCCTTTATATGGACCTCCATATGCAGAGGGCTTTAGTCACTTATTGATGTCTTCCCTTCGTCGTTTGCAAAGTGCCCAAAGAACACCTGCAGATTCTTCTCAAGCAAAGAGTCTAGCTGCACAGTTATTTCTCGATGTCCTCACTTGCTTTGTCATCCACGAAGAACGCATTCTTGTAAAGCTGCTTGAAAATTTTGAGCTTGGGTTGAAAGACATTGCAGAAGTTATATGTGGTTCGGAGGTGAACAATGGGGGTATAGACATAGCAAAGGCATGCGTTGAACGATACATCTTCGGGTTTATAGAGTCCCAATCTTACATGACAGCTGTCACTCTTTTAGAGCATTTTTCCATCCGCCAGTCTGGCCAATCTTTTTTGCTTAGAATGTTGCAAGACAATCAATTTAAAGCAGCTGAGAAATGGGCCACATTCATGGGAAAGCCAATGATATGTGTGCTTGTTCAGAAGTATCTCGACttgaaaatgttaaaaaatgCGTATGAGATTATTAAACAAAACAATCTTAGGCAAGAATTTCCAGATGCATATCATCTGTACAAAGAAAG TTCTCTAAAGAAGCTTGCAGAAAAGGGATGCTGGGATGTTGCGGAGATTAAAACTAACAATGACAGACAACTTGTTGAGTACCTG GTATATTTGGCTATGGAAGCTGGCTACACAGAGAAGGTTGATGAATTATGTGAGCGGTACTCCCTTAAAGGTTTTGTAAAGGTCACAG GACCTGAAGCAAGCCCCCCACAGACTCGCTATTTGCATCTTACTGAATTGGTTATAGAAGATATTATATGGGTTGATGAAGTCGATGGCTTGCTTAATGCTACAAGCCATATTGAGAGATGTAAAGTTGTCGGCGTAGATTGTGAGTGGAAGCCTAATTATGAAAAAGGCAGCAAACCGAACAAG GTATCTATCATGCAAATTGCTTCTGAGAGAATGGTGTTTATCTTGGACTTGATAAAGTTATCAACAGACAAACCAAATGTCTTGGACGACTGCCTCAAACGTATTTTACGTTCTCCTAGGATTCTGAAACTCG GTTATAACTTGCAATGTGATCTCCAACAGTTGTCCCATTCGTATGGAGAGCTGGAATGCTTCAAGTATTATGAAATGCTACTCGACATTCAAAAAGTCTTCAATGAAACTAGGGGTGGTCTATCAGGGCTGGCCAAG AAAATTCTGGGAGCTGGTTTGAACAAGACAAGACGGAACAGCAACTGGGAGCAACGGCCTCTGAGTCAGAATCAG ATGGAATATGCAGCTCTTGATGCTGCTGTCCTCATTCACATATTCCATCATGTGGGTGGCCAACCTCAGCCCATGGGTCTCACAGAGGAGCGTGCCAAAGTCGAATGGAAGTCTCATATT GTTTCCCACATGGGTAACACAAAACCACCCTTGAAGATGTCTAAAAGTTGA